Proteins co-encoded in one Setaria viridis chromosome 9, Setaria_viridis_v4.0, whole genome shotgun sequence genomic window:
- the LOC117839365 gene encoding L-type lectin-domain containing receptor kinase SIT2, which produces MLASFSFLVLLACHFHGLSHAAVPAAAAGGDSQFIYNGFAGAGLDLDGMAVVEPDGKLMLTNVTSQLKGHAFHPAALRFHGEAPASARNSTARSFSTTFVFAIAAEYVTVSGNGLAFFVAPTKNLTAASPSQFLGLFNSENNGNASNHVFAVELDTILNPEFRDINSNHVGVDVNGLMSVAAEPAGYFADDTGVFKNLSLYSGDAMQVWVDYDGRAAVVNVTLAPAEAPKPKKPLISVSVDLSAVVNGTAYVGLSSSTGPFRTRHYVLGWSFALDSAAPMLDYAKLPKMPRAVTKRRSRAIDVALPVAMPLLALAAVACVSLLAWRRFRYAELREDWEVEFGPHRFSYKDLFHATDGFDGKHLLGAGGFGRVYKGVLPESKTEVAVKVVSHDARQGMKQFVAEVVSIGRLRHRNVVQLLGYCRRRGELLLVYDYMPNGSLDRWLYGYGNGAPPLSWEQRLRAVRGVASGLLYLHEDWEQVVVHRDVKANNVLLDGEMNARLGDFGLARLYERGAGPQTTHVVGTMGYLAPELARTRRVTPAVDVFAFGAFVLEVACGRRPIERGVGDGDGDGRFVLVDWVLELWHMGALAEAADPRLRGDYPAEEAELVLKLGLLCSHPVPGERPSMRQVVQYLDGDAPLPEPPRSYQSFTALAMMQNDGFDSYAASYPSSSATVTSVGAVSSVHSGGT; this is translated from the coding sequence ATGCTTGCCAGCTTCTCCTTCCTTGTCCTGCTTGCCTGCCATTTTCATGGCCTCAGCCATGCGGCGGtgccggcagccgccgccggtggtgaTAGCCAGTTCATCTACAACGGCTTCGCCGGCGCGGGGCTCGACCTGGATGGCATGGCCGTGGTCGAGCCGGACGGCAAGCTCATGCTCACCAACGTCACGTCCCAGCTGAAGGGCCACGCGTTCCACCCGGCGGCGCTCCGCTTCCACGGcgaggcgccggcgtcggcgcggaACAGCACTGCTCGGTCCTTCTCGACGACCTTCGTgttcgccatcgccgccgagtaCGTGACGGTGAGCGGCAACGGGCTGGCCTTCTTCGTCGCGCCAACCAAGAACCTGACCGCGGCGTCTCCGAGCCAGTTCCTCGGCCTCTTCAACAGCGAGAACAATGGCAACGCGAGCAACCACGTCTTCGCGGTCGAGCTCGACACCATCCTCAATCCGGAGTTCCGGGACATCAACAGCAACCACGTCGGCGTCGACGTCAACGGGCTGATGtccgtcgccgccgagcccgcCGGTTACTTCGCCGACGACACCGGTGTCTTCAAGAACCTGTCTCTCTACAGCGGCGACGCGATGCAGGTGTGGGTGGACTACGACGGCCGGGCCGCGGTGGTCAACGTCACGCTGGCGCCCGCGGAGGCGCCCAAGCCCAAGAAGCCCCTGATCTCCGTCTCCGTCGACCTCTCGGCGGTGGTGAACGGCACGGCGTACGTCGGGCTCTCGTCGTCGACGGGCCCGTTCCGCACGCGCCACTACGTCCTCGGCTGGAGCTTCGCCCTGGACAGCGCCGCGCCGATGCTCGACTACGCGAAGCTCCCCAAGATGCCTCGCGCCGTCACCAAACGACGGTCTAGGGCGATCGACGTGGCCCTGCCGGTGGCCATGCCgctcctcgcgctcgccgccgtggcCTGCGTATCCCTCCTCGCCTGGCGGCGGTTCCGGTATGCCGAGCTCCGGGAGGACTGGGAGGTGGAGTTCGGCCCGCACCGGTTCAGCTACAAGGACCTCTTCCACGCCACCGATGGTTTCGACGGCAAGCACCTCCTCGGCGCCGGGGGCTTCGGCCGCGTGTACAAGGGCGTGCTCCCGGAGTCCAAGACGGAGGTCGCCGTCAAGGTCGTGTCGCACGACGCGAGGCAAGGGATGAAGCAGTTCGTCGCCGAGGTCGTCAGCATCGGCCGGCTCCGGCACCGCAACGTCGTGCAGCTGCTCGGTTACTGCCGGCGGAGAGGCGAGCTCCTCCTGGTGTACGACTACATGCCGAACGGCAGCCTGGACAGGTGGCTGTACGGCTACGGCaacggcgcgccgccgctgagctggGAGCAGAGGCTCCGCGCCGTCAGGGGCGTCGCGTCGGGCCTGCTGTACCTCCACGAGGACTGGGAGCAGGTGGTCGTCCACCGCGACGTCAAGGCCAACAACGTGCTCCTCGACGGCGAGATGAACGCCCGTCTCGGCGACTTCGGGCTCGCGCGGCTGTacgagcgcggcgccggcccGCAGACCACGCACGTGGTGGGCACCATGGGGTACCTCGCGCCGGAGCTCGCGCGCACCCGGCGCGTGACGCCGGCCGTCGACGTGTTCGCGTTCGGCGCGTTCGTGCTCGAGGTGGCGTGCGGCCGGCGGCCCATCGAGCGCGGCGTcggtgacggcgacggcgacggccggttCGTGCTGGTGGACTGGGTGCTGGAGCTCTGGCACATGGGCGCGCTCGCCGAAGCAGCGGACCCGCGGCTCCGCGGCGACTACCCTGCCGAGGAGGCCGAGCTGGTGCTGAAGCTGGGCCTGCTGTGCTCCCACCCGGTGCCTGGCGAGCGGCCGTCGATGCGGCAGGTGGTGCAGTACCTCGACGGCGACGCGCCGCTGCCCGAGCCGCCGCGGTCGTACCAGAGCTTCACCGCGCTGGCCATGATGCAGAACGACGGCTTCGACTCCTACGCCGCGTCGTACCCGTCGTCATCGGCGACCGTGACAAGCGTGGGCGCCGTGTCCTCCGTCCACTCCGGAGGAACGTGA
- the LOC140221529 gene encoding L-type lectin-domain containing receptor kinase SIT2-like — MAAKRFLLMVVVVVVVVVEGGAAVEFAYEGFRGAGLLLDGMATVTPAGLLLLTNDTNMASSQKNYTVMSKGHAFHPDRVRFGRPAAAGAGGGFAAGVSSFSTTFVFAIVSEFLDLSTSGFAFLVAPSTDLSTAMPQQYLGMFNGTDNGDSRNHVFAVEFDTVRNPEFADINNNHVGVDVNSLNSSAAEPAGYYDDGDGAFRNLSLISREPMQVWVDYDAAAAVVTVAMAPARRPRPKRPLLSAKVNLSTVITDTAYVGFSSASSIVLVKHYVIGWSFSLGGDAPALDYAKLPKLPRIGPKPRSKALTIALPIATTAAVLAAVAVGFLLLRRRRRYAELREDWEVEFGPHRFAYKDLYDATGGFKDKRLLGAGGFGRVYSGVLPGSRTQVAVKKVSHESRQGMKEFVAEVVSIGRLRHRNLVQLLGYCRRKGELLLVYDYMPNGSLDKHLHYHGDDDRPVLDWARRLHIIRGVAAGLLYMHEVWEKVVIHRDIKASNVLLDGDMNGRLGDFGLARLYDHGDDPHTTHVVGTMGYLAPELVRTGKATTLSDVFAFGAFVLEVACGRRPIEEEEEEEEGVDGAAAGDRFVLVDWVLGHWREGSTAGAVDARLGSDYDAAEAELVLRLGLACLHPSPAARPSMRQVTQYLDGSAPLPELPTTYVTINTFDDVEKHRPLFDSWFVWRPTSTTTTSVATMSDIGLSGGR, encoded by the coding sequence ATGGCGGCTAAGCGCTTCctgctgatggtggtggtggtggtcgtcgtcgtggtcgagggcggcgccgccgtggagtTCGCCTACGAAGGCTTCCGCGGCGCGGGCCTGTTGCTCGACGGCATGGCGACCGTCACGCCGGCCGGGCTTCTGCTGCTCACCAACGACACCAACATGGCGTCGTCACAGAAGAACTACACCGTCATGTCCAAGGGCCACGCCTTCCACCCGGACCGGGTGCGGTTcggccgcccggcggcggcgggggcaggtgGTGGCTTTGCAGCCGGGGTGTCGTCGTTCTCGACCACGTTCGTGTTCGCCATCGTGTCGGAGTTCCTCGACCTGAGCACGAGCGGGTTCGCGTTCTTGGTGGCGCCGTCCACGGACCTGTCCACGGCGATGCCGCAGCAGTACCTTGGCATGTTCAACGGCACCGACAACGGCGACTCCCGCAACCACGTCTTCGCCGTCGAGTTCGACACCGTGCGCAACCCGGAGTTCGCGGACATCAACAACAACCATGTCGGCGTTGACGTCAACAGCCTCAACTCCTCGGCGGCCGAGCCGGCGGGGTActacgacgacggcgacggcgcattCCGGAACCTGAGCCTGATCAGCCGGGAGCCCATGCAGGTGTGGGTGGactacgacgccgccgccgcggtggtcACCGTGGCcatggcgccggcgcggcggcccagGCCCAAGAGGCCGCTCCTGTCTGCGAAAGTCAACCTCTCGACGGTCATCACCGACACGGCGTACGTCGGCTTCTCGTCTGCGTCCAGCATCGTGCTCGTCAAGCACTACGTCATCGGCTGGAGCTTCAGTCTCGGCGGCGACGCTCCGGCGCTCGACTACGCCAAGCTGCCGAAGCTGCCACGCATCGGCCCCAAGCCCCGGTCCAAGGCGCTGACCATCGCGCTGCCGATAGCCACCACGGCGGCCGTCCTCGCGGCGGTCGCCGTCGGGTTCTTGCTCCTCCGCCGACGGCGAAGGTACGCCGAGCTGCGCGAAGATTGGGAGGTGGAGTTCGGGCCGCACCGGTTCGCGTACAAGGACTTGTACGACGCCACCGGCGGTTTCAAGGACAAGCGACTCCTCGGAGCAGGAGGATTTGGCAGGGTGTACAGTGGCGTGCTCCCGGGGTCCAGGACACAGGTAGCCGTGAAGAAGGTGTCCCATGAATCAAGGCAAGGAATGAAGGAGTTCGTCGCCGAGGTTGTCAGCATTGGCCGGCTCCGGCACCGCAACCTCGTGCAGCTCCTCGGTTACTGCCGGCGCAAAGGGGAGCTCCTTCTGGTCTACGACTACATGCCAAACGGCAGCCTCGACAAGCACCTTCACTAtcacggcgacgacgacaggCCCGTCTTGGACTGGGCTCGGAGGCTTCACATCATCAGAGGCGTCGCCGCCGGGCTGCTCTACATGCACGAGGTTTGGGAGAAGGTGGTCATACACCGAGACATCAAAGCGAGCAACGTGCTCCTCGACGGAGACATGAACGGGCGGTTGGGTGACTTCGGCCTTGCGAGGCTGTACGACCATGGTGACGACCCACACACCACGCACGTGGTAGGCACCATGGGCTACCTCGCTCCGGAGCTCGTGCGCACCGGCAAGGCGACCACTCTCTCCGACGTGTTCGCCTTCGGCGCGTTCGTCCTGGAGGTTGCCTGCGGCCGGAGGCccatcgaggaggaggaggaggaggaggaaggcgtggacggcgccgccgctggcgacCGGTTCGTGCTCGTGGACTGGGTGCTCGGGCACTGGCGCGAGGGATCCACCGCCGGTGCGGTGGACGCCAGGCTCGGCTCGGACTACgacgccgcggaggcggagctgGTGCTTAGGCTGGGGCTGGCGTGCCTGCACCCGTCGCCCGCGGCGCGGCCGAGCATGCGGCAGGTCACGCAGTACCTCGACGGCAGCGCGCCGTTGCCGGAGCTGCCCACGACGTACGTGACAATCAACACGTTCGATGACGTGGAGAAGCACCGGCCTCTCTTCGACTCGTGGTTCGTCTGGCGGccgacctcgacgacgacgacgagcgttGCCACCATGTCTGACATCGGCCTCTCTGGCGGCAGGTGA
- the LOC117839368 gene encoding L-type lectin-domain containing receptor kinase SIT2, whose translation MGATAWQEMVVVVFVGMGIVAVGAAEFAYDGFAGAGLALDGMATVTPAGLLQLTNDTIMPKGHAFHPEPVTFRRPAAGAGGAAAAAAMSSFSTTFVFAIVSEFLDLSTSGFAFLVAPSTDLSTAMPNQYLGVFNGTDNGDARNRIFAVEFDTVRNPEFADINNNHVGVDVNSLNSSAAAPAGYYDDATGAFRNLSLISREPMQVWVDYDAATTEITVAMAPARSPRPKRPLLSKRIDLSTVITDTACVGFSSASSIVLVKHYVLGWSFSLDGDAPALDYAKLPKLARIGPKPQSKGLTIALPVAATVTVLAVVAIGVLLLLRRLRYAELREDWEVEFGPQRFAFKDLYDATGGFKDKWLLGAGGFGTVYKGVLPGPVAEIAVKKVSHHSRQGMKEFVAEVVSIGHLRHRNLVQLLGYCRRKGELLLVYDYMPNGSLGKHLHCREDKPVLSWAQRLHIIRGVAAGLLYMHEDWKQVVIHRDIKASNVLLDGEMNGRLGDFGLARLHDHGDDPQTTRVVGTMGYLAPELVRAGKATARSDVFAFGVFLLEVACGRRPVEEDAGTDTDTDTSDCFVLVDWVLGHWRNGSITSAVDARLGSGYDVVAADLVLRLGLACLHPSPAARPSMRQVTQYLDGSAPLPELPATDMSFTTFAGMGRYQPLFDSWSVRQTTTAAMSVATISDIGLSGGR comes from the coding sequence ATGGGTGCTACGGCTTGGCAAGAGATGGTGGTGGTTGTGTTCGTCGGCATGGGCATCGTGGCCGTTGGCGCCGCGGAGTTCGCGTACGACGGCTTCGCCGGCGCGGGCCTGGCGCTCGACGGCATGGCGACCGTCACGCCGGCCGGCCTGCTGCAGCTCACCAACGACACCATCATGCCCAAGGGCCACGCCTTTCACCCGGAGCCCGTCACGtttcggcggccggcggcgggagcaggcggcgccgctgccgcggcggcgatgtcctCCTTCTCGACCACGTTCGTGTTCGCCATCGTGTCGGAGTTCCTGGACCTGAGCACGAGCGGGTTCGCGTTCCTGGTGGCGCCGTCCACGGACCTGTCCACGGCCATGCCCAACCAGTACCTGGGCGTGTTCAACGGCACCGACAACGGCGACGCGCGCAACCGCATCTTCGCCGTCGAGTTCGACACCGTGCGCAACCCGGAGTTCGCGGACATCAACAATAACCACGTCGGCGTCGACGTCAACAGCCTCAACTcctctgcggcggcgccggcggggtaCTACGACGACGCCACGGGCGCGTTCCGGAACCTGAGCCTGATAAGCCGGGAGCCCATGCAGGTGTGGGTGGACTACGACGCCGCGACCACGGAGATCACCGTGGCCATGGCACCCGCGAGATCGCCCAGGCCCAAGAGACCGCTCCTGTCCAAGAGGATCGATCTCTCCACGGTCATCACCGACACGGCGTGCGTCGGCTTCTCGTCGGCGTCCAGCATCGTGCTCGTCAAGCACTACGTGCTCGGCTGGAGCTTCAGCCTCGACGGCGACGCTCCGGCTCTCGACTACGCCAAGCTGCCGAAGCTGGCACGCATCGGCCCAAAGCCCCAGTCCAAGGGGCTGACCATCGCGCTGCCAGTAGCCGCCACGGTGACCGTCCTCGCTGTGGTTGCCATCGGAGTCTTGCTCCTCCTCCGACGGCTCAGGTACGCCGAGCTGCGCGAAGATTGGGAGGTGGAGTTCGGGCCACAACGTTTCGCTTTCAAAGACCTCTACGACGCCACCGGCGGCTTCAAGGACAAGTGGTTGCTCGGCGCAGGAGGCTTCGGAACGGTGTACAAGGGCGTGCTCCCGGGGCCCGTGGCCGAAATCGCTGTGAAGAAGGTGTCTCACCACTCAAGGCAAGGGATGAAGGAGTTCGTCGCCGAGGTCGTCAGCATCGGCCACCTCCGGCACCGCAACCTCGTGCAGCTGCTCGGCTACTGCCGGCGCAAAGGGGAGCTCTTGCTGGTCTACGACTACATGCCAAATGGCAGCCTCGGCAAGCACCTACACTGCCGCGAAGACAAACCCGTCCTGTCTTGGGCCCAGAGGCTGCACATCATCAGAGGCGTCGCCGCCGGGCTGCTCTACATGCACGAGGACTGGAAGCAGGTGGTCATCCACCGGGACATCAAGGCGAGCAACGTGCTCCTCGACGGCGAGATGAATGGGCGGCTGGGCGACTTCGGCCTCGCGAGACTGCACGACCATGGCGACGACCCGcagaccacgcgtgtggtcggcACCATGGGGTACCTGGCGCCGGAGCTGGTGCGCGCCGGCAAGGCGACCGCTCGTTCCGACGTGTTCGCCTTTGGTGTGTTCCTCCTGGAGGTGGCGTGCGGCCGGAGGCCCGTTGAGGAGGACGCGGGCACCGACACTGACACCGACACCAGCGACTGCTTCGTGCTCGTAGACTGGGTGCTCGGGCACTGGCGCAATGGCTCCATTACCAGCGCGGTGGACGCCAGGCTCGGCTCTGGGTACGACGTCGTGGCGGCGGACCTGGTGCTGCGCCTGGGGCTGGCGTGCCTGcacccgtcgccggcggcgcggccgagcaTGCGGCAGGTCACGCAGTACCTCGATGGCAGCGCGCCGTTGCCGGAGCTGCCCGCGACGGACATGTCGTTCACCACGTTCGCGGGCATGGGGAGGTACCAGCCTCTCTTCGACTCGTGGTCCGTCCGGCAGACGACAACGGCGGCGATGAGCGTCGCCACCATTTCTGACATCGGCCTCTCCGGCGGCAGATGA